The following proteins are co-located in the Egicoccus sp. AB-alg2 genome:
- a CDS encoding 1,4-alpha-glucan branching protein domain-containing protein: MSGEFALVLHTHLPHLKGHGVWPVGEEWLFQAWAGSWLPVTRMLERLADDGHRDVLTLGVTPLAAHQVRDPRLARDLGTWLGGQMWRSEEQRWHTDMGPEVVELATFYWRHFADLLAYHQDVEARGGLTAVWADLAARGVVQLLGGPATHPYLPLVADPTLIDAQLASGLGDHAGWAPAPSRGLWVPEMGYRPRGPVGDPTAAPVRVDRYGTPTLPPRGPALPGLEEHYAAHGIDHVLIDTATLWAGEGRPGRDWTANEVLASGEYADLPALHEGVLIGDGEVAAFARDLNVGCHVWSAAAGYPADVWYRDYFAHGTFGTHPSWRVTDRSLPPDAKQPYVPAAAAERVEAHAQHFHGELRRTLADRPGGVVVCAYDTELFGHWWFEGPAWLEAVLRRVATDPELRTTTLASRRERHPPTRRLRLPESSWGHAKSHASWVADTTRPMWQAIDEAIATARAALAGGRGRPEAREQVARELALLMTSDWPYMVLRGNAAGYAEERVRGHADALANLCRLIEEGRDDVPEVTRLAAVDDAPRDVSAFLAALDPSTAPAAAG; the protein is encoded by the coding sequence GTGAGCGGCGAGTTCGCCCTCGTCCTGCACACTCACCTCCCCCACCTCAAGGGCCACGGCGTCTGGCCGGTCGGCGAGGAGTGGCTGTTCCAGGCCTGGGCGGGCTCCTGGCTCCCGGTGACCCGCATGCTGGAGCGCCTGGCCGACGACGGCCACCGCGACGTCCTCACGCTCGGCGTGACCCCGCTGGCCGCCCACCAGGTCCGCGACCCGCGGCTCGCCCGTGACCTCGGCACGTGGCTGGGCGGGCAGATGTGGCGCAGCGAGGAGCAGCGCTGGCACACGGACATGGGCCCCGAGGTGGTCGAACTCGCCACGTTCTACTGGCGTCACTTCGCGGACCTGCTCGCCTACCACCAGGACGTCGAGGCACGCGGCGGGCTGACCGCGGTGTGGGCCGACCTCGCGGCCCGCGGGGTGGTGCAGCTGCTGGGCGGGCCCGCCACCCACCCGTACCTGCCGCTGGTCGCGGACCCGACGCTGATCGACGCCCAGCTCGCCAGCGGGCTGGGCGACCACGCCGGCTGGGCACCGGCCCCCAGCCGTGGCCTGTGGGTCCCGGAGATGGGCTACCGCCCCCGCGGCCCGGTCGGCGACCCCACCGCCGCACCGGTGCGCGTCGACCGGTACGGCACCCCGACCCTGCCGCCGCGGGGACCGGCGCTTCCCGGCCTCGAGGAGCACTACGCCGCCCACGGCATCGACCACGTGCTGATCGACACGGCCACGCTGTGGGCCGGGGAGGGCCGGCCCGGGCGCGACTGGACCGCCAACGAGGTGCTCGCATCCGGCGAGTACGCCGACCTGCCTGCGCTGCACGAGGGGGTCCTGATCGGCGATGGCGAGGTCGCGGCCTTCGCCCGCGACCTCAACGTCGGCTGCCACGTGTGGTCGGCCGCCGCCGGCTATCCCGCCGACGTCTGGTACCGCGACTACTTCGCGCACGGCACGTTCGGCACGCACCCGTCGTGGCGGGTCACCGACCGTTCGCTGCCCCCGGACGCGAAGCAGCCGTACGTCCCGGCCGCGGCCGCCGAGCGGGTCGAGGCGCACGCGCAACACTTCCACGGCGAGCTCCGCCGGACGCTGGCGGACCGTCCCGGCGGTGTCGTCGTCTGTGCCTACGACACCGAGTTGTTCGGCCACTGGTGGTTCGAGGGGCCCGCCTGGCTGGAGGCGGTGCTGCGCCGGGTCGCCACCGACCCGGAATTGCGGACGACGACGCTGGCGTCACGTCGCGAGCGCCACCCGCCGACGCGCCGACTGCGGCTGCCCGAGTCGTCGTGGGGCCATGCGAAGAGCCACGCCAGCTGGGTCGCCGACACGACCCGGCCGATGTGGCAGGCGATCGACGAGGCGATCGCCACGGCCCGCGCGGCACTGGCCGGTGGACGCGGCCGGCCCGAGGCCCGCGAGCAGGTCGCCCGGGAGCTCGCGCTGCTGATGACCTCCGACTGGCCCTACATGGTGTTGCGCGGGAACGCGGCCGGCTACGCCGAGGAACGCGTCCGCGGGCATGCCGACGCGCTGGCCAACCTGTGCCGGCTGATCGAGGAGGGCCGCGACGACGTACCGGAGGTCACCCGCCTCGCGGCCGTCGACGACGCACCTCGCGACGTCAGCGCGTTCCTGGCCGCCCTGGATCCGAGCACCGCTCCGGCCGCGGCCGGGTGA
- a CDS encoding class I SAM-dependent methyltransferase, with the protein MARAHRHPAPPAPVPPGTAAISDASGGLVLTGERTLPGIPDENYWFQRHVVAYDLAVDLVARGCAPVVLDAGCGEGYGLSMLAAAGAHRVVGVDLDPTVVAHVAATHAAEHPAVEVHAAELMALPLADDAVDLTVSFQVIEHLYDIPGYLRSLRRVTRPDGTVVIATPNRLTFTPGSDVPVNPFHTREFTAAELADELTDAGLVMERMLGVHHGRWLAGVEAAAACPLPELLAAREPGRWPGWLRRTVHAVAPADFEVRDTDLDASLDLVAVCRVPA; encoded by the coding sequence ATGGCTCGCGCGCATCGGCACCCTGCCCCGCCCGCCCCCGTCCCTCCGGGCACGGCGGCGATCTCGGACGCCTCCGGCGGCCTGGTGCTCACCGGTGAGCGGACCCTGCCGGGCATCCCGGACGAGAACTACTGGTTCCAGCGGCACGTCGTGGCCTACGACCTCGCCGTTGACCTGGTCGCCCGCGGGTGCGCGCCGGTCGTGCTCGACGCCGGCTGCGGCGAGGGCTACGGGCTGAGCATGCTGGCCGCGGCCGGCGCCCACCGGGTCGTCGGCGTCGACCTGGACCCGACGGTGGTCGCCCACGTCGCCGCCACCCACGCAGCCGAGCACCCGGCCGTCGAGGTCCACGCCGCCGAACTGATGGCCCTGCCCCTGGCCGACGACGCGGTCGACCTGACCGTGTCGTTCCAGGTCATCGAGCACCTCTACGACATCCCGGGCTACCTGCGCTCGCTGCGACGGGTGACACGTCCGGACGGCACGGTCGTAATCGCGACGCCGAACCGGCTGACCTTCACGCCTGGCAGCGACGTGCCGGTCAACCCGTTCCACACCCGCGAGTTCACCGCCGCCGAGCTGGCCGACGAGCTGACCGACGCCGGACTCGTGATGGAACGGATGCTCGGCGTCCACCACGGACGGTGGCTGGCCGGCGTCGAGGCCGCGGCCGCATGCCCGCTGCCGGAGCTGCTGGCGGCTCGCGAACCCGGGCGGTGGCCGGGCTGGCTGCGCCGCACGGTGCACGCGGTCGCGCCGGCGGACTTCGAGGTACGCGACACCGACCTCGACGCCAGCTTGGACCTCGTCGCCGTGTGCCGGGTGCCCGCGTGA
- a CDS encoding electron transfer flavoprotein subunit beta: MKVIVPVKRVPDTAGEKNIDPNDKTVDRDGIESVLCPINEFSIEEAVRLKESAGAEVKVLLMGPESAQPIVRKALSYGLDGAVQITDDALAGSDAIGTAKAIAAALQNEEFDLVIFGNQATDARTCVVPAAVAEILGLPSLTYARHLEVDGDKVVVHREHEEGYDVVESTLPAVVSVVEAINEPRYPSFKGIMAAKSKPLEVKSAADIGLDTSEVGQANAWAVLTEFEQRPPKEAGTIVEDDGSGSAATQLADWMQAKKFV; encoded by the coding sequence ATGAAGGTCATCGTCCCGGTCAAGCGCGTGCCGGACACGGCAGGCGAGAAGAACATCGACCCGAACGACAAGACCGTGGATCGGGACGGGATCGAGTCGGTCCTGTGCCCGATCAACGAGTTCTCGATCGAGGAGGCGGTGCGGCTCAAGGAGTCGGCGGGTGCCGAGGTGAAGGTCCTGCTGATGGGGCCGGAGTCGGCGCAGCCGATCGTGCGAAAGGCACTGTCGTACGGGCTGGACGGCGCGGTGCAGATCACCGATGACGCGCTGGCCGGCTCGGACGCGATCGGCACCGCGAAGGCGATCGCGGCGGCGCTGCAGAACGAGGAGTTCGACCTGGTGATCTTCGGCAACCAGGCCACCGACGCGCGCACCTGCGTGGTCCCGGCCGCGGTCGCGGAGATCCTCGGGCTGCCCTCGCTGACCTACGCCCGCCACCTCGAGGTCGACGGCGACAAGGTCGTCGTGCACCGCGAGCACGAGGAGGGCTACGACGTGGTGGAGTCGACGCTGCCGGCCGTCGTGTCGGTTGTGGAGGCGATCAACGAGCCGCGCTACCCGTCGTTCAAGGGGATCATGGCCGCCAAGTCCAAGCCGCTGGAGGTCAAGTCGGCGGCCGACATCGGGCTGGACACGTCCGAGGTCGGACAGGCCAACGCCTGGGCGGTGTTGACCGAGTTCGAGCAGCGGCCCCCGAAGGAGGCCGGGACGATCGTCGAGGACGACGGCTCCGGGTCCGCGGCGACGCAGCTGGCCGACTGGATGCAGGCCAAGAAGTTCGTCTGA
- a CDS encoding electron transfer flavoprotein subunit alpha/FixB family protein, which produces MGELLVLIDHSEGQPRKLSLQMLTAANQVAAQTGDTVSAVWLGEGASAGAEVVGRYGATKLYAWDSPDALGYVTLPQVEALQQVMESAGAQILFFASTNLVKDVAARLAIRVDGGVITDATNVEVVDGKIQATKEIFGGELITKCTFADGKKQLVGISNNAFPAEETGGGAAEVVNLDVSLSDTATAARVTSVEKQVTADRPDIAEAAIVVSGGRGLGDEKGFELLEQLADLMGAGVGASRAATDAGWYPHRYQIGQTGRTVSPMLYIGSGISGAIQHRAGMQTSQNIVAINKDAEAPIFQIADFGIVGDLYTIVPKLIEEIQARKG; this is translated from the coding sequence ATGGGTGAGCTGCTCGTACTGATCGACCATTCCGAGGGCCAGCCGCGCAAGCTGTCCCTGCAGATGCTCACGGCCGCCAACCAGGTCGCGGCCCAGACCGGCGACACCGTCTCGGCGGTGTGGCTGGGCGAGGGTGCCAGCGCCGGGGCCGAGGTCGTGGGCCGCTACGGCGCGACCAAGCTGTACGCCTGGGACTCGCCGGACGCGCTCGGCTACGTCACGCTGCCGCAGGTCGAAGCCCTGCAGCAGGTGATGGAGAGCGCCGGTGCGCAGATCCTGTTCTTCGCGTCGACGAACCTGGTCAAGGACGTCGCCGCGCGGCTGGCCATCCGCGTCGACGGTGGCGTGATCACCGACGCCACCAACGTCGAGGTGGTGGACGGCAAGATCCAGGCCACCAAGGAGATCTTCGGTGGCGAGCTGATCACGAAGTGCACCTTCGCGGACGGCAAGAAGCAGCTGGTCGGGATCTCCAACAACGCGTTCCCGGCCGAGGAGACCGGTGGCGGTGCGGCCGAGGTCGTGAACCTCGACGTGTCGCTGTCGGACACGGCGACCGCGGCGCGGGTCACCAGCGTGGAGAAGCAGGTCACGGCGGACCGGCCCGACATCGCCGAGGCCGCGATCGTGGTGTCCGGTGGGCGTGGGCTGGGCGACGAGAAGGGCTTCGAGCTGCTCGAGCAGCTCGCGGACCTGATGGGCGCCGGGGTCGGCGCGTCGCGCGCCGCGACCGACGCGGGCTGGTACCCGCACCGCTACCAGATCGGCCAGACCGGCCGGACCGTGTCGCCGATGCTCTACATCGGGTCGGGCATCTCCGGTGCCATCCAGCACCGGGCCGGGATGCAGACCTCCCAGAACATCGTCGCGATCAACAAGGACGCCGAGGCGCCGATCTTCCAGATCGCGGACTTCGGCATCGTCGGCGACCTCTACACCATCGTGCCCAAGCTGATCGAGGAGATCCAGGCACGCAAGGGCTGA